The Haliotis asinina isolate JCU_RB_2024 chromosome 2, JCU_Hal_asi_v2, whole genome shotgun sequence genomic interval TTGAATTGTTACTCGCTCATAAGCAGAGTACACTGAAACTAATAGAAGAACACTTAGCGAATCAATATAACCCACTTACAAGCTAGTGACATTGTCTGTGTTACCGGCTGGAGATGCCGTGGGAATTTTTTGGGGTACTTCGTGTTAGTAGTGTTTGGGCTGCTATCCAATACCCGTGCTTCCAAcacttcaaaattaacattgaagtgCTCGGTACAATACATTCATTCTGGTCACGATGGGGACATTGGTTGGTGTACCCTCCATGTTTGTTGATGTTCCCTGATCTCCAAGGGAACATATGTTGTACATTCTAAACCTGTGATATATACCTGCGGCCCCTATCAAACAGGCTGTGCTTTATGTAAATACTATACAACATTTTGCTTGGAATATCTTCAGGTGTTTAGCTATACATGACAGAATATCTTTATTACTAAACGTTTTTTAACACAATTacttttcaaacatatttctcaGATTTTTTGCACACGCCGTCGGGTAAGGTTAACGATAGTGCATGTACAATGATGACAGAAATTCCTTGTGATGGTGATGACAAAGGTTTTGAGGCTTTTATATTGTATGTGGTACAATCACTGGTTCAGGGATATTTTCCACGTCGCTCAACAACTCGTAATTGAACCTAATGACGGTCTACCTTGGTCCCTACTGCTATGTCACTTAAGATAATTGGTTTTTGAAATAACGAAGGTTCACTTAGTTTCGTTTGATCACATGCCAATTCATAAATTTTGCACCTAAgcctgttttttttcttttggctGACAAAGACATATTGGAATCCATAATTTTGTGAGACATTTTGCATACGCACGTGCATGAACTCAACATTCTTTGCCGGACAGCCAGACAGTATCGCTAAAACCATATTAACTCTCTCCTATTTTACCTATAGCAACAATATATGGTTCATGATAACAACGTCGTTATGTAAAAGCACGGACATGATGGAACTAATGTCTAGCTAACCCTAAATCATTATCAAAGGACTCTGTAATTTTTCGTAATTTTACAAACGTGAAAGTTTCTGTTCATAAATAGCATGTTCATATGGATGGATTAACGTGGCGAAGACTAATTACCTCTCCTATCAGCTGACAAAACGacaactgttgaaacattaATTGTATGATATCTTTTTTCTCCACCGCTAACATAAAGACGAAATAGTTTGCATTATGAGGACATATTTGAGGCGACTACGGCAGTGAACTACGTACACAGTAAAGTTGCAATGAAGTATTATACATTGATACACTTGATTTACGTACGTAAGTGAATAATCCCAGCAGGAGAAGCTCCACGCCTGTGAGCAATATACTAAATACGTTATAACACGCACTGGACGCAAATAGTTGTGGGATATATGAAATTGTTTATataatgaataatgatctatttattcatttacaacatgatgaaatatcagtcataaaaataccaatatccctaaatcATTTTGCCCAGTATATTTAGGACTTGCGTGTTCACAAATTCGCACATTTGTGTTGAATCAAGAGATCATTTATGAGTCATTTGGCTGGTTTAGAGGGGTTGGTTGTGACCGTGTTCGATATGGACCTCTAATATAATACTATATACTTCGAGACCGTTGGACTTCGCACCACAAACCTAGTGGAAGGCTGGCATAGGAAGGTGAGTGCACATTGCAGGAACCAGCCCCAGTCTGGTCAAGGTGGTGGACTCTTTGAAGCAAGAAAGGTTCTTTATTGAGGTTACCACTTTGTAGCTTCAAGTTGGTGACACGCCAGATGAGGAGGCATTGGAATGTATGACAATTGTTTAAGCGGGCAACAGTCTTCTGTTCACTACCTCCTCTTACTGGATTCTGATAAGTATTCTCATAAACGACCGCAACGCGTTTTGTGGGGGCTATTAAAATGTAccctgtccgtccgtccattcacatttatcttttctggagcagaactctaaaaccgtccaatatttcttcaccaaacttgaagattggtctagtggtgtactggtgccttttgatagctCTGGAAtcctgaataaaatatttttggaacAACAAACCGGGCACGTGGGACGAACTATGCAAGTGGCGAAAACGACAGATACCTAATGTGATATATTTCAGACATCATATACACCTACCAGTATCCCGACAGATTCATATGAGCGTTGATGTAACATAACCGTTACATTCGTTGTGCGCTACTTAACGAATATTCACAACAAACAAGTTGTCCCTCTGTATAGCGTAGGGAGTGGCTAGTATCACGTGATTAAATACAAAGGTGAACCACGTCAGTTCTAAGCGCTGGCAAACGTATTTGGTAAGTCGTCCAAAGGCGCGGTTGTCTCCAGCCAGGATTATTCACCTGTGTGTACGCAAGTCAAGCGTATCATTGCATAATATAACATTGCAACAGAGATATTAGTGTGTCGCTGTACAAAGCGATTGAGGCGCAAAGGCAATTTCACATTCCCAACCctaaccagggataatctacactTCATTGTCTCcctaccttaacacagacttacgactgtggTAGCAtgttaaggttgttttgtagTACAGCATCCAGTACTGCAGTTCACTGATATGGTCACTTCAAATACAACCTCTTCGCCTTTATATTAGcactgaaaaaaagaaatagCAGAATAATTTTTCGACCGTTGACTTTTTGTCACATAGGGGAGGTAATCAGTCTTTACCACATTAATCCATTCAGGTGAATATGCTATTTGTGAACGGAACACCAATTTACGTTTATGTAATTACAAAAAAATACAGAATCTTTGGTAGATTTCACAGAAAATGCAAATAGCTTGACAACAGTTTAACTACGTCAGCGCTGTTGTGTTGAAGCGAGCCGCTTTACTATGTCTCCCCAGAGTGGTCTTTTGTGGAGACCATTGTTTCTGTGAAACCATCGCATCGTGTGTACGTGCAGTGTGTGGATCCGAATGACTATTCAGGCGCAGAAGTCGATTAGTCTTAAATTTCGTCTTCCCAGGATGAATCTTTTCCCACTTGCAATCACCTAAATGTGACCATTGATTGAAAAGATACTGACATGTATTGTTGACTGTGGAGTGAATTTACAGAGACGTTTATTGTCATGCCCTTCCTTGACCCTCCAAAAAGAATAATATCTTTAACGACGTGATGGCATGACTCGCCACGTTTGTGATTCTGACTCCGAGCTCCATCCTTGGTACAACCCTTAACATATCTAAGTCTTCATGGAAAAACAAACGTGTTTGGTATGGACCAATATGCAGCCGACAAAATCCTGCTAACAGACCTGATCTACTCCTTTTAGATAGAGGCAGTgtattcatttttgtttttgaattttctgtcccctTTGACAGCAAAATTCACGAAAAGCATGGTAAATATGCGAATGTCGCCTTTTATATATCTCGCTTACATCCCAGTGTCGTCAGGCTCCACATAGCTCTCAGTGCCCTAGGTGTAGTACTTCGTGATCTCTTCGCCCAGTTCAGGAGAGTGTTCGAGTTTTGCACAGGTCATATGATACTCTGGTTCGACTGGTTAGCGTTTTCTGGGAGAAGCTATTTTTGTTGTGTGGGCTCCTTGTAAAGTGGGGTGGGGGTCAAGTTGATGATGAGCAATCATAAACAAGCGCATTTGCTTAAGGTGATACTACATATGTCACGTGTGCATCGTTGTGGGCCGGGGATGAAGTGCTACAAACGCTTAGGAGTTAGTTGCtgaacacggtcacccatccaagggcTGACTGTGACCAACCTTGCTCAGCATCTCCTGATATATGGCCTGAGCTGTACATCATATAACTTGTTGATATGCCATaatagtgagtgtgtgagtgtgtgaatgagtgattttagttttactccgcactcagcaatattccagatgtatggcggcggtctgtaaattgtaaataatcgtgtttggaccagacaatccagtgaccaaaagcatcagcatcgatctgctcaattggaaaccaatgacatgtgtcaaccaagtcagcgagcctgaccatccgatccccttagtcgcctcttacgacacactgagtcgccttttgtggcaagtatgggttgctggagacctaCACTACCCCGGGACATGTGAGAAAAGCACAAGCTGACTGACCGGTATGCCCCTAGCATCGTTACCCAAATCCTCCTTTACTCATAATACATGAATGATTAAAGTAGTATTGGTGAGTGCATTCagtgtttttagcaatatttcagcaatatcacggcaagggacaccaatggggaatcgaacccatggcTTTGGCGTTACGAgatttaaccactaaactaccctCACACCCCTCATCACGATCCGTTGACTGGGTGTTATCATTCACACACGTTGTACATCATGTTGATGGTTAGTCCGGTTCAGATAAGATAGGCCGCGGGTGTATGGCTGTAATGTAGCGTGACAATGGTGTAGTGAATCgcaaactgtcaacaaaatgtaGGTCATATGCGGTAACAGTCTTTATTCCAACTGTACAATGGAATTTCTTAATAATatcaaaaatatgcatactttaTCAAAAGAATCGAAAAACAATGACGTATGTATGAAACATTTGGAATAGGTAGTTGTATtcgtcgtcgttgtcgtcgttgtgagtgagtgagtgtgtattaATGCGcgtgtatggttttacgccgcctttggcaattttccagcaatatcacggcggggattCAAGaaatgtgtgcgtgtgtgtggtgtctgtctgtctgtacaaTTAGAGTACCCGAGTTACAACTGTGTTAGACTCGAACCCGCAGCTGGTAGCAAGACGAACCGACGCCTTAACCCCCAGGCTCTAGTCTAGACAGCACAGCAAGAAGGATATATCAGGATCAATGTAATATCACTGTAATTGTAATGTTATGACATCTAAGATTCCCTGATTACCTCCCCACCTCCCTCgacgtctctctctctctgtgcgtgtgtgtatgcgtgtgtgtatgtgcttgTAAAACTTACTGTTTGCATGTACAATTAATTGCAATGAAATAATGGATCAAACAATTATCAATTCTGTTATGgaaattgtaaaaaaaaaatacatgcgTTAATTAAAACCTCAGTTACGCAGTCTTGAATACAATCACAAAGTCAAACGCGTCATGTAGTACAGATATTGCTTaaaaatgtgtacatgtatatataaaatcATGCATTTCTGAAGTCAAAAACTGCCAATCCAAACAGCAACTGTCCATTATTAGGGCTACTGCAAGAGTGCGGCATAAAGCTTTGGGTTTTGGAGGTATTTGTATTACTACTGGCATACACCGAGAATATTACTATATCTGACATTGAATACCAGCTAACATTCTGAAAAAGATTTAAAGACCAAAACTGTTTCGAGGTCAAAGATTTGGAAAGGATTAAAACCTCAACGTGTCTTAGGCATCTAAACCATGATTACCGCAAGTAAGATCAAAGTCAAGGAGGCCATGAAGGTTCCTGCACCACCGGTTTGGGGATACTTAAAGTCGTTCTTATTTACAGTACATATTGTCATCTTGCCGAGGAACTCCAGTCCCTCTTTGGATTGTCGCatgagatttcttacatagTCTGAGATATCACCTCCACTCAGGCAGGGATGTTTAAGGATGTCCATGGCCGCCATCTTGCATTCGGGAGTGCATATATTGGCCAGGAGATTACAGTTGTCGCGTAAGGCGTCGGAGAGTCTCTTAGACTCAGGATCAGATTCAAACAAAAATTCCCAGACGTTGCAGTTCTCCTCGATGAGACTCTGGCCCCCACACAAATTGATGCTCTTCCACGACACACAGATGCCACTCTTCAGAGCATGTTCTGGGTAGTACCAAAGGAACCCATAACACATTTCTTCCGATGTTCCATCACCGTAAAAAACCCATTTCTTCTTATATGTAGACTCGTATTTGCAGGTGGTCACTAAGCTGTCCCCGGGAAGAAGCTCAACTGGATTGTCGTAGCTATAATGCAAAGAATGGGGGTAATATAATAGGTCAGTGAtttagtgagtttggtttaaaccgttttcagcaatattctagcaacgtTATGGCTATTAATATACGTAGGCAGTTCAGGCTTTCAGTAAATACATCACGATTCTGTTATGTTATAAGATGGCCAGAAAACCCAGTGACCGATATAGCGAGTGAAAATCACATAATACAGTGACACGCACCCAACCccgaaccaaacaatccaatttAAATCTAAAACTTTGGTTTATGTGGAGGGGTGCTGGTGTAGCACAGTAGTTAAATCGCCCGacgaccctggttcgattcttcacacaggtacaatgtgtgaagttcatttctggagtccccgcaccatgatattgctgcagtaCTGCCCAAAACGGCGTAAAATtacactcgctcactctgtTCAAGTGGATCAGTTCAAGACCTGATACTCAACGTTAACAAGGAAGTTCTTACTTGAAGTAGCGAGGGTTGTCATAGTTGAACTCGGGTTCATTGGTGAGATATTGGACCCTTTGTCCATTTCGCCTCAGCTCTACGGACGCTGATCTACCTGTAAAGGTAAAGCATTTACCATTTACTACTCATAACAGTGGTATTCTTCTACGCtctgtttttcatttattttattttaaagttAGTTATATGTCCCACGTGATAATCACAGGTGTGTCTGTGCTTGTTGAAGACAGCTTTGTCAGAAAGTGTACTTAAATATCTGTGGTAGCAACGGGTAATCTGACCTGACTAGTTCTGTGCCCCACTCTAACCACGTGAGTTCAAATCCCGGGTGAGAATGAAAGCAAAAATTGATAGAATCTGTGCTTTACTGAGAAagcgtaatcccaaatgtaTCATATGTCACGCCCTACTCTCGAAATGAGAACTGTGAATTCATGACTCTAATTgtttttaatttcactttaaaggGACTGTTCAAGAAGATATTCACAAAGATGTTTTTGTTCACAAGTTGCCGTGCCCTAATGAGATCCTCACAAACGTTCGACGGGTAGCAGTAGAGGTATTTTAGGTGAGTGGTCAAGTATCCCTTGCAGTTCTTTGAATTTATGGTCGAAAGAGCAAAATCATAAACAGTCTTCACATTTTCTTTGATGTTCTTCAGTTGTGTTTTACCAGAATATATCATCCGATATTGCCTGCCTTAAGGCACCAATCCCTTTATTAATTCAGATAGTGCATGACGTATTTGTCGCCTGAGATGTTGGTTATTATTTATTCTGAAAGATCTTCCAGATATATATTATCCAGTTAGACTCACTGAACATTAATCCAGACGGCCTAAGTggatttggtttgttgtttaacgccgcactccacaatatattcaagctatgtggtGTAAGTAAccaagtctggaccggacaatccagtgatcaacagcatgagcagtgaTCTAAGTAACTAGGATGACATGCCACAAGCATGCCACTAAACATTGACATGTACATTACTTACCGAAATAATGCCTTCAGATGTACATTACTGATTTAAATAATACATTCAGATGTACATTACTTACTTAAATAATGCATTCAGGCGTACATTACTTACCTAAATAATGCATATGATTTCCAGCCATTGGGACATAGATGGGCTCTGTAATAATTTTtcgtgtacattcagatgtacaTTCTCCAGTGAACGTGACCTCTGATTTTCCAGGGGGAATTGCTAGGTTCAACTGCCCAAGTGTCATAAGTGAGCCATTGTTCTTTCGTAAGTTGGGGGTGTAAAAGATCGTCATTCCAGAGCTGTCTTTCCAGCCTGACACTTTGTTCGGGTTGTTCCAGTGAAACTTGAAAAGAAGGGAAATGAAGATAACGCACAGTGGTGGAGAGTGTTGTTGTCTAACTATGGTGTGATAGGTCGTTTGACAGGTTCGGGAAGTTGTTGGCAAAGTTGGGAAGAACTTGTGGTTTGTCGGTATCGCTGCATGCGTTTGTATAGTTTTTGGCAATGTTCGAAAGAACTTGTGATGTGATGGGTTGATATCACTGCATGCGTTAGAATAGTATATGTCAATGTTGCAGGAAACTTGTGTTATGGTAGGTCGGTAACGCATTCTACTTTAGCTATTAATTCAATAGCGAACCTTGCTCGACATTAGACAAGTATTTCTTGATTATCCCAACCATCGTGATAATTACAATGGAACACCTCTAATCTGGACTTCCCGTCAAGAAAAATGGCTACATTCTATAATCCACGGCGAGTATGCGAATGGTGGATCTACCACGCGATCAAACTCATTAAATAATACACCCAAAAGTCGTATTAGAGCCTGCTTCTGTCTGGCGTGTAGCCTTAAACAAGTAACACATTGCGCCAATGTGGGAATCGACCCCGGATCCTTAACGTGGCAGGAGAACGAtttaactgctaggctaccccaccacccctgtaTATTAAAAACATGTTACTTAGTACCTCCAGGGCAAACCGAGTATATTTTGATTTTCCAAAAACTAGTCCAAAATTCTCATTGAGGCATTCTCCAGGAGATCCAACAGACCAGCCTCCGAGACTTGCTGTACATCCCCTCCCTGCATCCATGCCACACTTGTATGGTTCTGATGGTAGCTCCTCTgcaaaaaaaaacccgaaaaaaataacccccaaaacaacaacaacaaaaaaggaAATGTGTGTATACAGCTCAAATTGCAAAGCATGACAGAA includes:
- the LOC137273676 gene encoding DBH-like monooxygenase protein 1 isoform X2, whose protein sequence is MALTIFLLLLGTCGVSGYGEYRDRLPNGKRVPHPCRANFYWHGLGHINALGGGNRNDFGKDFASHGHRWTQDLCRLDSDGDGMTNGQELGDPNCVWTADSGNLPSRTTDITHPGICDPFDSTACREKNAWVSCNGTELKCDALKAPDVKNFTIRFPETEVPAEDTTYICMIFDAPSDQDYHYIGSKPLIDNDNVMHHVVVYGCSDTSEELPSEPYKCGMDAGRGCTASLGGWSVGSPGECLNENFGLVFGKSKYTRFALEFHWNNPNKVSGWKDSSGMTIFYTPNLRKNNGSLMTLGQLNLAIPPGKSEVTFTGECTSECTRKIITEPIYVPMAGNHMHYLGRSASVELRRNGQRVQYLTNEPEFNYDNPRYFNYDNPVELLPGDSLVTTCKYESTYKKKWVFYGDGTSEEMCYGFLWYYPEHALKSGICVSWKSINLCGGQSLIEENCNVWEFLFESDPESKRLSDALRDNCNLLANICTPECKMAAMDILKHPCLSGGDISDYVRNLMRQSKEGLEFLGKMTICTVNKNDFKYPQTGGAGTFMASLTLILLAVIMV
- the LOC137273676 gene encoding DBH-like monooxygenase protein 1 isoform X1; this translates as MSGALTIFLLLLGTCGVSGYGEYRDRLPNGKRVPHPCRANFYWHGLGHINALGGGNRNDFGKDFASHGHRWTQDLCRLDSDGDGMTNGQELGDPNCVWTADSGNLPSRTTDITHPGICDPFDSTACREKNAWVSCNGTELKCDALKAPDVKNFTIRFPETEVPAEDTTYICMIFDAPSDQDYHYIGSKPLIDNDNVMHHVVVYGCSDTSEELPSEPYKCGMDAGRGCTASLGGWSVGSPGECLNENFGLVFGKSKYTRFALEFHWNNPNKVSGWKDSSGMTIFYTPNLRKNNGSLMTLGQLNLAIPPGKSEVTFTGECTSECTRKIITEPIYVPMAGNHMHYLGRSASVELRRNGQRVQYLTNEPEFNYDNPRYFNYDNPVELLPGDSLVTTCKYESTYKKKWVFYGDGTSEEMCYGFLWYYPEHALKSGICVSWKSINLCGGQSLIEENCNVWEFLFESDPESKRLSDALRDNCNLLANICTPECKMAAMDILKHPCLSGGDISDYVRNLMRQSKEGLEFLGKMTICTVNKNDFKYPQTGGAGTFMASLTLILLAVIMV